CCAATTCGGAGGAATCCTCAGTTCATCAACAAGCATGTCGCAATCCTTGTTCACCAATGCCAAATCCCTCTTCGAttcgatccgaaaatccgattTCGCACTGTGAAATCCGTCCACCAAATGCAGATACGTCTCCAACATGTGAAAGCCTATCAGATTCAGCCCCTTCTTGAGGTACGGCGACGATCTGACGTCGACCTTCAGCTCGACGCCGACGTGCGTGTAGACCCACTCCAACGCGCCGGTGATGTCGTCGAACCGCTGCAATCCCTCGTTGAAGACGATCCCGGGCATCCGCGGCACCACGTCCTGCCTCAGCGTGACGCGGAGGGTCTTGACGCCCATCTGGTAGAGCTCGTCGCGGAAGGCGATGTTTCCGACGCGCGGCGCCGCGAAGGAGAGCACGCTGATGGGGAGCGTGGGGAAATTCTTCGCGGCCTCGTAGGCGTTGAGTAGGCCCAGGGCGCCGCCGAGGCTGTGCCCCGTGATGGTGAGGCTCACGCGCTGCCCCAATCTGGTGTAGTGGTCGACCAATTTTTTGATTTCGGTCATGACTTGCTCCGACGCGCTCGACCGGTTGTACCTCGTGGTACCACACTTCGAAGCGTAGATGCTGAGGAAGCCGTGCTCGACCTTGGCGTCGCCCCGCCCGATCGTCTCCAGCTTCTGCTGCATGTTGTCGAGCCACTCCGCCGGCGCGACCGTGCCGCGCCACGCCACGACGATGTCGCGGCGGCCGATCCGCGCCGATTCGGCGTCGTCGCTGACCGCGACGAACCCGATCCAGTTCGAATCGGAGCTCCACGAATCGGCGAGGCGCGATCGCTTCAGCCAGTTGGGGAGATCGATCTGCGACATGGCGTAGATGTATTTGGTGACGGCGTAGCCGCTGCTCGCGAGGCCGAGCTTCTCGAAGAGGCGGTGGCGGTTGTAGCGGCAGCTGCCGCAGAACTCCGAGAAGGAGTCGAAGTCGAAGGCGTCGTAGGTCGCCTGCGCGAACTCGCCGTACTTGACGATCTCGCGCCGCAGCCAGGGGTGGAGGGGGTCGAGGAGGCCGTCCCAGTCGCCGGAGCCGTGGATCTCGCGCCATTTCTCGGAGATGTTCTCCTTGGGGGAGGTCGTCGGGGTGTCGTGCTTCTCCTTGAAGCTCGAGATGTTGGAATTTGAGGTCTCGAGGTTCTTCTGGATCGTCTTCTCGATCTGGAGATTCAGCATGTGTGAGATGGATTCCGCCAGTTTGACGGCGCGG
The genomic region above belongs to Salvia miltiorrhiza cultivar Shanhuang (shh) chromosome 5, IMPLAD_Smil_shh, whole genome shotgun sequence and contains:
- the LOC130985154 gene encoding phospholipase A1-Igamma1, chloroplastic, which codes for MATNNLFLLHHHLPTAQKSRRAANATAAAFSYQDFKIGKHPASHRAVKLAESISHMLNLQIEKTIQKNLETSNSNISSFKEKHDTPTTSPKENISEKWREIHGSGDWDGLLDPLHPWLRREIVKYGEFAQATYDAFDFDSFSEFCGSCRYNRHRLFEKLGLASSGYAVTKYIYAMSQIDLPNWLKRSRLADSWSSDSNWIGFVAVSDDAESARIGRRDIVVAWRGTVAPAEWLDNMQQKLETIGRGDAKVEHGFLSIYASKCGTTRYNRSSASEQVMTEIKKLVDHYTRLGQRVSLTITGHSLGGALGLLNAYEAAKNFPTLPISVLSFAAPRVGNIAFRDELYQMGVKTLRVTLRQDVVPRMPGIVFNEGLQRFDDITGALEWVYTHVGVELKVDVRSSPYLKKGLNLIGFHMLETYLHLVDGFHSAKSDFRIESKRDLALVNKDCDMLVDELRIPPNWYQLANKGLVQNHHGRWVKPERDPEDIPSPTAESHANNIIQVRDNQKFESLYGNSL